In Phormidium yuhuli AB48, one genomic interval encodes:
- a CDS encoding PAS domain S-box protein has protein sequence MSHSSQAFPNHTAEAFDALFAVTIDGLLIFDSGGDCQAANPAACDLFQVSSDQLIGRDRQDILNSLEDRGLTEHPNLQDHIGEGWLRRKDGTICYIDYHTHVNFLEQYDLVILRDITLQKQTSEPNLATSQENLQSLFELSPFGIILNSLDGQFLEANPAVLTLTGYSLEELKTLTYWDLTPLDYAEEEAQHLDSLQRIGRYGPYRKEYIHKQGYRIPVELTGVLITGTDGQPYIWSIITDISQRLEAERALEESHIRLQLALDAANIGTWDWNPQTGVITFDPLMKAMLGYESHELENRIEEWESRLHPDDLPSINQKLDAHFQGQTHTYQSEHRTRCKDGSYKWTLDRGRIVDYNKEGQPIRFLGIYQDIDERKTNELVLRRVTKQLQKAQEFAHLGYWSLDIATQTLTWSDEVFYIFGLTPEMGEPDFEEHLKIYDPEQRSFILERVTEAQQGTPQNFDSHFRLPNNETRYVNIRIEAEWQNQEPVRVFGIIIDITDRHTEAALRASEEKLRSLFELSPLGITLNQIDGNFIEANAAFCTMLGYSLAELSELCSKDLTAANYEEFEVQKLQDLQTNGRYGPYQKEYLHKNGHRIPVEISGAQVGNSQDYVWSIIMDIRERKQAEAQLQQLLNNSQAKSQELQQAYRELQEAQVQLIQSEKMSSLGQLVAGIAHEINNPISFIYGNLEPASNYVQDLLALIRLYKTQTQDDIPEVVNLSQTIDLEFIEEDFPKIIQSMKMGASRIQDIVTSLRTFSRLDEADCKAVDLHLNLESTLILLQNRLNGRGGTPEIRVVKQYGDLPPITCYIGLLNQVFINLLSNAIDAIEAKQKQNRSPKYQGLITITTATTATAEVLITIADNGKGMTANEQSRLFNPFFTTKPIGQGTGMGLPISYQIITQNHSGVLRFQSQPGVGSEFTIQIPMAIPNGSAVHKHSAAS, from the coding sequence GTGTCTCACTCCTCCCAAGCTTTCCCCAACCATACAGCAGAAGCCTTCGACGCCTTATTTGCTGTAACCATCGATGGGCTTCTTATCTTCGACTCAGGCGGCGATTGTCAAGCTGCTAATCCCGCCGCCTGTGACCTCTTTCAAGTCTCATCAGACCAACTTATTGGCCGCGATCGCCAAGATATCCTCAACTCACTCGAAGATAGAGGTCTAACAGAGCATCCTAATCTCCAAGACCATATAGGGGAAGGGTGGTTACGCAGAAAAGATGGAACAATTTGCTATATTGACTATCACACTCACGTCAATTTTTTGGAGCAGTACGATCTGGTAATACTGCGAGACATTACCCTGCAAAAACAAACATCTGAACCCAACTTAGCCACGAGCCAAGAGAACCTACAATCGCTCTTTGAACTGTCCCCCTTCGGCATTATTCTCAATAGCCTCGACGGTCAATTTCTAGAAGCCAACCCAGCCGTTCTCACCCTAACTGGATACAGCCTAGAAGAACTCAAAACCCTGACCTATTGGGATTTAACACCTCTAGACTACGCCGAAGAGGAAGCTCAGCACCTAGATAGCCTACAACGCATCGGCCGTTATGGTCCCTATCGAAAAGAGTATATCCATAAACAAGGTTATCGTATCCCCGTTGAACTTACCGGTGTTCTCATCACCGGAACAGATGGTCAACCCTATATTTGGTCTATCATTACCGACATCAGCCAACGACTCGAAGCCGAACGAGCCTTAGAAGAAAGTCATATTCGCCTGCAACTGGCTCTTGACGCCGCCAATATCGGCACTTGGGATTGGAATCCACAAACCGGAGTCATTACCTTTGACCCCCTGATGAAAGCCATGCTCGGATATGAATCCCATGAACTCGAAAATCGCATTGAGGAATGGGAAAGCCGCTTACACCCCGATGATTTGCCCAGCATCAATCAGAAGCTGGACGCTCATTTTCAGGGTCAAACTCACACCTATCAAAGTGAACATCGAACCCGTTGCAAAGATGGTTCCTATAAATGGACGTTAGATCGAGGCAGGATTGTTGACTATAACAAAGAGGGTCAACCCATCCGCTTTCTGGGGATTTATCAAGATATTGATGAGCGCAAAACGAATGAATTAGTCTTACGTCGAGTCACGAAACAACTTCAAAAAGCTCAAGAATTTGCCCATTTAGGCTATTGGTCCTTAGACATCGCAACGCAAACCTTAACCTGGTCAGATGAGGTGTTTTATATTTTTGGACTGACCCCAGAGATGGGAGAACCTGATTTTGAAGAGCATCTGAAGATATATGACCCGGAGCAGCGTTCTTTTATTCTTGAGCGGGTCACCGAAGCTCAACAGGGAACTCCACAAAATTTTGATAGTCATTTTAGACTTCCTAACAATGAAACTCGTTATGTTAATATTCGCATTGAAGCTGAATGGCAGAATCAAGAACCCGTCCGGGTATTTGGGATTATCATTGATATTACCGATCGCCATACAGAAGCTGCCCTGAGAGCAAGTGAAGAAAAACTAAGGTCACTCTTTGAACTCTCTCCTCTCGGAATTACCTTAAATCAAATTGACGGTAACTTTATAGAAGCGAACGCGGCATTTTGTACTATGCTGGGCTATTCTTTGGCAGAACTGAGTGAGTTATGTTCCAAAGACTTAACAGCCGCGAACTATGAAGAGTTTGAAGTGCAAAAACTGCAAGACCTTCAAACTAACGGTCGTTATGGTCCTTATCAGAAAGAATATCTGCATAAAAATGGACATCGGATTCCCGTTGAAATTAGCGGGGCACAGGTTGGGAACTCTCAGGATTACGTCTGGTCGATTATCATGGATATTCGTGAGCGTAAACAGGCGGAAGCCCAGTTACAACAGCTCCTCAACAACTCCCAGGCTAAAAGCCAAGAACTACAACAAGCCTACCGCGAGCTACAGGAAGCGCAGGTTCAGTTAATTCAATCTGAAAAAATGTCTAGCCTCGGTCAGCTTGTGGCCGGAATTGCTCATGAAATCAATAATCCGATTAGCTTTATCTATGGCAACTTAGAGCCAGCTTCTAACTATGTTCAGGACTTACTTGCCTTAATTCGACTCTATAAAACTCAGACTCAGGATGATATCCCTGAAGTGGTAAACTTGTCTCAAACCATTGATTTAGAGTTTATTGAAGAAGACTTCCCTAAAATCATTCAGTCTATGAAAATGGGAGCCTCTCGAATTCAAGATATTGTGACCTCCTTGCGCACCTTCTCCCGTCTCGATGAAGCAGATTGTAAAGCGGTTGACCTTCATCTGAATCTCGAAAGTACCTTAATTTTGTTGCAAAATCGCTTAAATGGTCGGGGGGGAACTCCAGAAATTCGCGTGGTTAAACAGTATGGCGACCTGCCGCCGATTACCTGTTATATTGGCTTATTAAATCAAGTCTTTATTAACTTATTATCCAATGCCATTGATGCCATTGAAGCCAAACAAAAACAAAATCGATCGCCCAAGTACCAAGGTCTGATTACGATTACCACAGCCACCACAGCCACCGCAGAGGTGTTAATCACCATCGCCGATAACGGGAAAGGGATGACAGCGAATGAGCAGTCCAGGCTTTTTAATCCCTTCTTTACCACTAAACCCATTGGTCAAGGAACAGGAATGGGGCTACCGATCAGCTATCAGATTATTACTCAAAACCATAGCGGGGTCTTACGTTTTCAGTCACAACCCGGCGTAGGGAGTGAGTTTACGATTCAGATTCCCATGGCCATCCCAAACGGGTCGGCTGTTCATAAACATAGCGCAGCGTCCTAA
- a CDS encoding peptidase produces MQAGSKRRQGRRRQGWMALAIALVLLICWLQPLNATQESGPSGILLEDLPYRSHPLPASLGAIAPEGEHYGEQLEETEFGALVWSDFPVRLYLDGHPPESWRESMTAVIGEWGEYLPLELVEDADSADIVIWQRRPPPRRLGDDFRAAAARVSYSLYWREEQLGHRMEILISPTQGTEAAQAALRHELGHGLGIWGHSDRPTDVMYYSQVRRPPHLSSRDLRTLRYVYEQPTRLGWPWESES; encoded by the coding sequence GTGCAGGCTGGGTCTAAGAGGCGTCAGGGCCGGCGGCGACAAGGGTGGATGGCGTTGGCGATCGCCCTTGTTTTACTCATTTGTTGGCTGCAACCGCTGAATGCAACTCAGGAGTCGGGGCCGTCGGGGATTCTCTTGGAGGACCTTCCCTATCGCTCCCATCCTCTCCCGGCGTCTTTGGGGGCGATCGCTCCTGAAGGCGAGCATTATGGTGAGCAGTTAGAGGAGACGGAGTTCGGGGCCTTAGTCTGGTCTGATTTTCCGGTGCGTCTCTATCTGGATGGTCATCCTCCTGAGAGTTGGCGGGAGTCCATGACGGCGGTGATTGGGGAATGGGGAGAGTATTTGCCCTTGGAGTTGGTTGAAGACGCTGACTCGGCTGATATTGTCATTTGGCAACGGCGTCCCCCACCCCGACGGCTGGGGGATGATTTCCGGGCGGCGGCGGCCCGAGTCAGTTATAGCCTGTATTGGCGTGAGGAACAGCTCGGCCATCGCATGGAGATTCTGATTAGTCCCACTCAGGGAACAGAAGCGGCTCAGGCGGCCCTGCGTCATGAGTTGGGTCATGGGTTGGGCATTTGGGGCCATAGCGATCGCCCCACGGATGTGATGTATTATTCCCAAGTGCGGCGTCCCCCCCATCTCTCTTCACGGGATCTTAGGACGCTGCGCTATGTTTATGAACAGCCGACCCGTTTGGGATGGCCATGGGAATCTGAATCGTAA
- the secG gene encoding preprotein translocase subunit SecG — MTTATIVQWVWVISAVSLIVVVLLHSPKGDGIGGIGGQAQLFTSAKSAETTLNRITWTLTILFMGCTVVLSAGWV, encoded by the coding sequence ATGACGACTGCAACGATTGTTCAATGGGTTTGGGTGATTTCGGCGGTAAGCCTGATTGTGGTGGTTCTCCTCCACTCTCCTAAGGGGGATGGAATTGGCGGAATTGGCGGCCAAGCTCAACTGTTTACCAGTGCTAAGAGTGCTGAGACGACGCTGAATCGTATTACCTGGACCCTGACGATTTTATTTATGGGCTGCACGGTGGTCTTAAGTGCAGGCTGGGTCTAA
- the gpmI gene encoding 2,3-bisphosphoglycerate-independent phosphoglycerate mutase: MSQAPVSPVVLVILDGWGYREEHTNNSIAAADTPVMDSLWNAYPRTTIRTSGKDVGLPMGQMGNSEVGHLNLGSGRVVPQELVRISDAIEEGTIRDNPAIQKISQTTKTSGGKLHLIGLCSDGGVHSHVDHLLGLIDWAKAEGIEQVCIHAITDGRDTNPHSGSAVIRKIQAHLDEVGVGQIVTISGRYYAMDRDHRWDRVEKAYRVLTENEPRVNQSVEEVIEAAYAEEITDEFMMPTRVAEGAIEANDSVIFYNFRPDRARELTQALVDPEFMAFEREYLPLNFLTFTQYDPHFPVLVAFEPQNLTNILGEVVANHGLKQFRTAETEKYAHVTYFFNGGRETPFEGEDRHLINSPMVATYDRAPAMSAEEVTDVAVEAIAQRVYSLVVINYANPDMVGHTGIMEASVEAIGTVDRCLGRLLDSIGKVGGTALITADHGNAEYMKDEQGNPWTAHTTNPVPFILIEGEGAKIPGYGGEVVLREDGRLADIAPTILQILGLPQPPEMTGKSMLVPASYEVNPNRTPIAVRV, from the coding sequence ATGAGTCAAGCACCTGTGTCTCCGGTGGTGCTGGTGATTCTAGACGGCTGGGGATATCGAGAAGAACACACCAATAACTCCATTGCCGCAGCCGATACGCCCGTAATGGACAGCCTGTGGAACGCCTACCCCCGTACCACGATTCGGACATCCGGTAAGGATGTGGGGCTGCCCATGGGACAAATGGGCAATTCCGAGGTGGGACATTTGAATCTCGGCTCGGGACGGGTGGTTCCTCAGGAATTAGTGCGGATTTCTGATGCCATTGAAGAGGGCACAATCCGCGATAACCCAGCTATTCAAAAGATTAGCCAGACGACTAAAACCTCGGGGGGTAAGCTTCACCTGATTGGTCTATGTTCTGATGGGGGGGTTCATTCCCATGTGGACCATCTCCTAGGATTGATTGATTGGGCCAAGGCTGAGGGCATTGAACAGGTCTGCATTCATGCCATTACCGATGGTCGAGATACCAATCCTCATTCGGGGAGTGCCGTTATTCGCAAGATTCAAGCTCATCTCGACGAGGTGGGCGTGGGGCAGATTGTCACGATCAGTGGTCGCTACTATGCTATGGATCGAGACCACCGCTGGGATCGCGTGGAAAAAGCCTATCGAGTGTTGACTGAGAATGAGCCTCGGGTCAACCAATCCGTGGAAGAGGTGATTGAGGCGGCTTATGCTGAGGAGATTACCGATGAGTTTATGATGCCGACTCGGGTGGCGGAAGGAGCCATTGAGGCAAATGATAGTGTCATTTTCTATAATTTCCGTCCAGACCGGGCCCGAGAACTGACCCAGGCGTTGGTTGATCCTGAGTTTATGGCCTTTGAGCGGGAGTATCTGCCGCTGAATTTCCTGACCTTTACTCAGTATGATCCCCATTTCCCAGTTTTGGTGGCCTTTGAGCCGCAAAACTTGACCAACATTCTGGGAGAGGTGGTTGCCAATCATGGGTTAAAGCAATTCCGGACTGCTGAGACGGAGAAGTATGCTCATGTGACCTATTTCTTTAATGGCGGTCGGGAAACTCCCTTTGAGGGAGAAGATCGGCATTTGATTAATTCGCCTATGGTGGCGACCTACGATCGCGCCCCCGCTATGTCCGCTGAAGAGGTGACCGATGTGGCGGTGGAGGCGATCGCGCAACGGGTCTATTCTCTGGTGGTGATTAATTATGCCAACCCGGATATGGTGGGCCATACGGGAATCATGGAGGCTTCGGTGGAGGCGATTGGTACGGTGGATCGCTGTTTGGGTCGCCTCTTGGATAGTATTGGTAAGGTGGGAGGAACCGCCCTGATTACGGCGGACCATGGCAATGCTGAGTATATGAAGGATGAACAGGGGAATCCCTGGACGGCTCACACGACGAACCCGGTTCCCTTTATCCTAATTGAAGGGGAAGGGGCTAAAATTCCTGGCTATGGGGGTGAGGTGGTGTTACGAGAGGATGGTCGTTTGGCGGATATCGCCCCGACGATTCTTCAGATTCTCGGCCTACCTCAGCCTCCAGAAATGACGGGGAAATCGATGCTGGTTCCCGCGAGTTATGAGGTGAATCCCAATCGAACCCCGATTGCGGTTCGTGTCTAG
- the sbcC gene encoding exonuclease subunit SbcC has protein sequence MIPLQLTLHNFFSYQSACLDFSGLHTACICGENGAGKSSLLEAISWVVWGKSRASSEDDIVRIGQKEAWVDFVFESQGQVFRIKRSHRRGQSSSLEFQIETGQGFRSITGKGLRATQQKILEQLKLDYDTFLSSAYLRQGQADEFMVKKAAQRKQVLVDLLKLDHYDQLAERAREIAKQGKTEEKLLQEAVTRLEMTLAADPDLEKDLQDVAAQVAELQAQQSQRTDRLQDLQHQQAQRQRWQHQLDWAAAQGERLQEDYERDRLQQEQLQAQQAQLTAVLEQAVEIERGYQEYQRLLSQERDWTERFSRYQDASQRESRLRQELDGRKLELQQQLHQEQAQLQACDRQLDQLQQSLQREPQIQAGLAQLAKAKAQLQEMEHCYSQAAPLQQRQQRLQGERDRVRAQLEARLEQLQQRQAQLEQRQAQRPQLEEALAQVSEQIEALDKLRVYHKRVKEKGLERRSFLDGLHGSLQEQQRRLEEMEQKRSLLQTPDAACPLCDRPLDEHHWQLVAGKHEQQHQELRHQQWLIQEQIAISEREIQVLRQEYRQLEQQLGDYDRLREERGQRQAQLAATQEEWDLLQKLHAESQELAQALAEGDYAPGIAEELASVEEQLAVLNYDERELALARGAVERYRWADLQNAQLEQSRRQMQQLQEQRPELEATVAVREQALQELASEGETARELRDLQQYIRSLDYDVEAHRQLRQQLDQAEGWRSQWQLLENAQQALPGVKTQLEHLAERLEGRQRELEQWRAQMQETQAALADSPDCSQEMAQVQAQLEQGRSHLNERSSQLGRLQQQQQHRQAQQAHLEEQRQQLARSQRQHRVYQELSQAFGKNGIQALTIETVLPQLEAEANQFLARLSANQLHVQFVTQRASKGSKKSRKLIDTLDIYIADARGTRAYETYSGGEAFRINFAIRLALAKLLAQRSGAALQLLVIDEGFGTQDDRGCERLVSAIEAIAPDFACILAVTHIPHLKEAFQTHVEVVKTDAGSQVCVSH, from the coding sequence ATGATTCCTCTACAGCTGACGCTTCACAATTTTTTTAGCTACCAATCCGCCTGCCTCGATTTTAGTGGCTTGCATACGGCTTGTATTTGTGGGGAGAATGGCGCGGGAAAATCCTCCCTCCTGGAAGCCATTTCTTGGGTGGTTTGGGGCAAGTCCCGAGCTAGCTCAGAAGATGATATTGTCCGCATTGGCCAAAAAGAGGCTTGGGTGGATTTTGTCTTTGAATCTCAAGGGCAAGTCTTTCGGATTAAGCGATCGCACCGCCGGGGACAGTCGAGTTCCCTGGAGTTTCAAATTGAGACGGGTCAGGGATTCCGCTCGATTACGGGCAAGGGCCTACGAGCGACTCAGCAGAAGATTCTTGAGCAGCTCAAGCTGGACTACGATACGTTTTTGAGTTCTGCCTATCTGCGTCAGGGCCAGGCCGATGAGTTTATGGTCAAGAAGGCGGCTCAGCGAAAACAGGTGTTGGTGGATTTGTTGAAGTTGGATCACTATGATCAACTGGCTGAGCGAGCGAGGGAGATTGCCAAACAGGGGAAAACTGAGGAGAAACTCTTGCAGGAGGCGGTGACTCGCTTGGAGATGACCTTGGCGGCTGACCCGGATTTGGAGAAGGATTTGCAAGATGTGGCGGCGCAGGTGGCTGAGTTACAGGCTCAACAGTCTCAGCGAACAGACCGGTTACAGGACCTTCAACATCAACAGGCTCAACGACAGCGTTGGCAACATCAGTTAGACTGGGCGGCGGCTCAGGGGGAACGGCTCCAGGAGGATTATGAGCGCGATCGCCTACAGCAGGAGCAACTTCAGGCCCAACAGGCCCAGTTAACGGCGGTGTTGGAGCAGGCGGTGGAGATTGAACGGGGATATCAGGAGTATCAACGCCTGTTGAGCCAAGAGCGGGATTGGACGGAACGGTTTAGTCGCTATCAAGATGCGAGTCAGCGTGAGAGTCGGCTGCGTCAGGAGTTGGATGGCCGGAAACTGGAGTTGCAACAGCAATTGCATCAGGAACAGGCTCAACTCCAGGCCTGCGATCGCCAATTGGATCAGTTGCAGCAGAGTTTACAACGGGAACCACAAATTCAAGCGGGACTGGCCCAACTGGCTAAGGCGAAAGCGCAGTTGCAGGAGATGGAACATTGCTACAGTCAGGCGGCTCCTCTACAACAGCGTCAACAACGACTGCAAGGGGAACGCGATCGCGTCCGGGCCCAACTCGAAGCCCGTTTAGAGCAGCTGCAACAGCGACAGGCCCAACTGGAACAACGTCAGGCCCAACGGCCACAACTGGAGGAGGCTCTGGCTCAGGTGAGTGAGCAGATTGAGGCTCTGGACAAATTGCGGGTATATCACAAACGGGTGAAGGAGAAAGGCCTGGAACGGCGCAGTTTTCTCGATGGGTTGCATGGCAGTCTTCAGGAGCAGCAACGCCGCTTGGAGGAGATGGAACAGAAACGGAGCTTGTTGCAAACTCCTGATGCGGCTTGTCCTCTGTGCGATCGCCCCCTAGATGAACATCATTGGCAGTTGGTGGCGGGAAAACATGAGCAGCAGCATCAAGAACTGCGACATCAACAGTGGCTGATTCAAGAGCAAATCGCCATTTCGGAACGGGAAATTCAGGTGTTGCGTCAGGAATATCGCCAACTGGAACAGCAATTAGGAGATTATGACCGCCTACGGGAAGAACGGGGGCAACGACAGGCACAATTGGCCGCGACTCAGGAGGAATGGGACCTCTTGCAGAAGCTGCACGCTGAGAGCCAAGAGCTGGCCCAGGCCCTGGCCGAGGGAGATTATGCTCCGGGAATTGCTGAGGAGTTGGCCAGTGTAGAGGAGCAGTTGGCAGTCCTGAACTATGATGAGCGGGAGTTAGCGTTGGCTCGGGGGGCGGTGGAACGCTACCGCTGGGCGGATTTACAGAATGCCCAACTGGAGCAGTCTCGGCGACAGATGCAGCAGTTGCAGGAGCAACGACCGGAGTTAGAAGCGACGGTGGCGGTCCGGGAGCAGGCTCTCCAGGAGTTGGCTAGTGAGGGGGAGACGGCGCGAGAGTTACGGGATTTGCAACAGTATATTAGGAGCCTTGACTATGATGTGGAGGCTCATCGTCAGTTGCGTCAGCAGTTGGATCAGGCCGAGGGATGGCGATCGCAATGGCAATTGTTAGAGAATGCTCAGCAGGCCTTACCGGGGGTTAAGACTCAGTTAGAGCATTTGGCTGAACGCCTGGAGGGACGACAACGGGAGTTAGAGCAATGGCGAGCGCAGATGCAGGAGACTCAAGCGGCTCTGGCGGACTCTCCCGATTGTTCTCAGGAGATGGCCCAGGTGCAGGCTCAACTGGAACAGGGGCGATCGCATCTGAATGAGCGTTCATCTCAGTTAGGGCGGTTGCAGCAACAACAACAACATCGTCAGGCCCAACAGGCCCATTTAGAGGAACAGCGGCAGCAGTTGGCCCGCAGTCAACGACAGCATCGGGTGTATCAGGAGTTGAGTCAGGCGTTTGGGAAGAATGGCATCCAAGCCCTGACGATTGAGACGGTACTGCCCCAATTGGAGGCGGAAGCGAATCAGTTTTTAGCCCGTCTCAGTGCCAATCAACTTCATGTGCAGTTTGTGACCCAACGGGCCTCGAAAGGCAGTAAGAAAAGCCGCAAGCTCATTGATACCCTGGATATTTATATCGCCGATGCCCGGGGAACTCGGGCCTATGAAACCTATTCTGGGGGGGAGGCCTTTCGCATTAACTTTGCCATTCGCTTAGCTCTAGCTAAACTCCTGGCTCAGCGTTCGGGGGCGGCGTTGCAGTTATTGGTGATTGATGAGGGGTTTGGCACTCAGGATGACCGTGGCTGTGAGCGATTGGTGTCCGCCATTGAGGCGATCGCCCCAGATTTTGCCTGTATTCTGGCGGTCACTCATATTCCCCATCTCAAAGAGGCCTTTCAAACCCATGTAGAGGTGGTGAAAACCGATGCCGGTTCTCAAGTTTGCGTCTCCCATTAA
- a CDS encoding ATP-binding protein, with the protein MNPNSVRFLQHQAASLLLYQDVLSGEAGAAFVQLLDTLYRHDKPSACVYAYARWFRALVAQGQSWQDYLIQRLLYDDNPFSHQAQLHPFETLNPTLVQAAQDDLSALQHLATCGGPTLSQWVRQVTKSDSSLVAIPDRISEHPVQFGQTWKESLPDLAAFHRQRGAGTLAQYHVLRWSDSRLQGVPVADPVRLSELAGYESQKATLIENTQQLLAGDLALHVLLYGSRGTGKSSLVKALVNEYGDRGLRLLEVRKSQLYDLPQISERLRNLPQKFILFVDDLSFEEDDDAFKALKVVLEGTVTARPQNVVVYATSNRRHLIREFFEDRPRPSAAAEIHTWDTVEEKLSFSDRFGLTLTFEPPDQRRYLEIVRHLAGQRRLDIPLEDLDAQALQWATRHNGRSGRSARQFIEQLHPQLNTEATSDDPWNA; encoded by the coding sequence ATGAATCCTAATTCCGTTCGCTTTCTGCAACATCAAGCCGCCTCATTACTCCTCTACCAAGACGTCTTGAGCGGTGAGGCGGGAGCGGCCTTTGTTCAACTCCTCGATACCCTCTACCGTCACGACAAACCCAGCGCCTGTGTCTATGCCTACGCCCGTTGGTTTCGGGCCTTAGTGGCTCAGGGTCAGAGTTGGCAGGATTATTTAATTCAACGACTGCTCTATGATGATAATCCCTTCAGCCATCAGGCGCAGTTACATCCGTTCGAGACCCTCAATCCCACCCTGGTGCAAGCGGCCCAAGATGACTTAAGTGCCCTACAACATCTGGCCACCTGTGGCGGCCCCACCCTCAGTCAATGGGTGCGTCAGGTGACGAAATCTGACAGTTCCCTCGTCGCCATTCCCGATCGCATCAGTGAGCATCCTGTGCAATTTGGCCAAACTTGGAAAGAGTCCCTCCCCGATTTAGCCGCATTCCATCGCCAACGGGGTGCCGGGACCCTGGCTCAATATCACGTTCTCCGTTGGTCAGACTCCCGCCTACAGGGAGTCCCCGTGGCTGATCCCGTCCGCTTAAGCGAGTTGGCCGGCTATGAATCCCAAAAAGCGACCTTAATTGAGAATACCCAGCAATTGTTGGCCGGTGACCTTGCCCTTCATGTCTTGCTCTACGGCAGTCGTGGAACCGGCAAGTCCTCCCTCGTTAAAGCCTTGGTCAATGAGTATGGCGATCGCGGCTTACGACTTTTAGAGGTCAGGAAATCCCAACTCTATGACCTTCCTCAAATTAGTGAACGGTTACGAAATTTACCGCAAAAATTCATTTTATTTGTTGACGACCTCTCCTTTGAAGAGGATGACGACGCCTTTAAAGCCCTAAAAGTGGTCTTAGAAGGGACGGTGACCGCCCGGCCTCAAAATGTGGTGGTCTATGCCACCTCCAACCGTCGTCATCTGATTCGTGAGTTCTTTGAAGACCGCCCCCGCCCCAGTGCCGCCGCCGAAATTCATACCTGGGACACCGTTGAAGAAAAACTCTCCTTTAGCGATCGCTTCGGCTTAACCCTAACCTTTGAACCTCCCGACCAACGCCGCTATCTCGAAATTGTCCGCCATTTAGCCGGACAGCGCCGTCTAGACATCCCCCTCGAAGACCTCGACGCCCAAGCCCTACAATGGGCAACTCGTCATAATGGACGCTCCGGCCGCAGCGCCCGACAGTTTATTGAACAGCTACACCCTCAGCTCAACACCGAGGCAACTAGCGATGATCCCTGGAACGCATAA